One stretch of Plutella xylostella chromosome 15, ilPluXylo3.1, whole genome shotgun sequence DNA includes these proteins:
- the LOC105388322 gene encoding AP-3 complex subunit delta: MALKKVKGNFERMFDKNLSDLVRGIRNNKDNEAKYIAQCMEEIKVELRQDNIAVKANAVAKLTYLQMLGYDISWSIFNIIEVMSSNKFTYKRIGYLAASQSFHADSELLMLTTNMIRKDLNAQNQYEAGLALSGLSCFISHDLARDLANDIMTLMSSTKPYLRMKAVLMMYKVFLRYPEALRPAFPKLKEKLEDPDPGVQSAAVNVVCELARKNPKNYLSLAPVFFKLMTTSTNNWMLIKIIKLFGALTPLEPRLGKKLIEPLTNLIHSTSAMSLLYECINTVIAVLISISSGMPGHAASVQLCVQKLRILIEDSDQNLKYLGLLAMSRILKSHPKSVQAHKDLVLACLDDKDESIRLRALGLLYGMVSKKNLMEIVKKLMLHMERAEGTLYRDELLSRMVEICAQNNYQHVSDFEWYVTVLAELTEMETSAKHGSLIASQLLEVGARVSGVRLFAARECASIVRAAATGAPGPATREVLYAAAYVLSEYTTEEDVMESSITPLLLCAGGSGGAARARAVCVHGALKLCARVLRLKERRGEKARAIEILQETLSGLQRLLSSEDMEVQERAHDAAALLALALAAAEDSPVVDIPARSVLYTPAGDAVSNGLDPLEELANGEQAAPSFSNGLIEELAELFDGELKPVAPKAQKKVPMPPDLDLERWQAAGWSSDSSSSSDEEAREDATPPLFAPAAPAPRPPAQFTQDELDMLREARKAEQANNPHYLKDGSPRSYQQDDAPVAEIALEVPLQIHTKRSDKYLTRREDNNKKSKKPKKRKSKKAEKSILADSYSEDDDASPTARPEVSVGGELPEGAASSDDEPPPRDEPHRALDLDLDLPLREEELLATRIQQYPLPESGQLKKTPKKKKSKKSDSDQPLAKNDKKKKSKKTIKVVEENLINTDYMIVEEGGDKPNSEQLTDQTTPVSEKRKKSKKDDKDKESKHKKPSKKDKHANKTGYEEALGISTPSKEVI; this comes from the exons ATGGCGTTAAAAAAAGTGAAAGGCAACTTTGAGAGGATGTTCGACAAAAATCTCAGTGATTTAGTTCGAGGGATTCGAAATAACAAAGATAACgag GCGAAATACATAGCTCAGTGTATGGAAGAAATAAAAGTCGAATTAAGGCAGGATAACATAGCAGTGAAAGCTAATGCCGTTGCAAAACTcacctat TTACAAATGCTGGGATACGACATATCCTGgtctatttttaatattatagaaGTAATGAGTTCAAACAAATTTACATATAAGAGAATTGGATATTTAGCTGCTAGTCAATCATTTCACGCTGACTCTGAACTTCTTATGCTCACCACCAACATGATACGGAAAGACCTGAATGCTCAAAACCAATATGAAGCAGGGCTTGCCTTGAGCGGGCTCAGCTGCTTCATCTCCCATGACCTCGCACGAGACCTGGCCAATGATATCATGACACTG ATGAGTTCAACCAAACCGTACCTGAGAATGAAAGCCGTGCTGATGATGTACAAAGTGTTCCTGAGGTATCCAGAAGCACTGCGGCCGGCTTTCCctaagttaaaagaaaaactaGAAGATCCGGATCCAG GTGTGCAGTCGGCAGCTGTGAACGTGGTGTGCGAGCTTGCCCGGAAGAACCCCAAGAACTACCTGTCCCTCGCACCTGTGTTCTTCAAACTCATGACCACTTCCACTAATAATTGgatgttaattaaaattattaaactg TTTGGTGCCTTAACCCCATTAGAGCCCCGTCTTGGCAAGAAACTGATAGAACCATTGACTAATTTAATACATAG TACATCGGCCATGTCCCTCCTGTACGAGTGCATCAACACGGTGATCGCGGTGCTCATCAGCATCAGCAGCGGCATGCCGGGCCACGCCGCCTCCGTGCAGCTCTGCGTGCAGAAGCTCCGGATACTCATCGAGGATAGCGATCAGAATT TGAAATACCTGGGTCTGCTGGCGATGTCGCGCATCCTGAAGTCGCACCCCAAGTCGGTGCAGGCGCACAAGGACCTGGTGCTGGCGTGTCTGGACGACAAGGACGAGTCCATCCGCCTGCGCGCGCTCGGGCTGCTGTATGGCATG GTATCAAAGAAGAACCTAATGGAGATAGTCAAGAAGCTGATGCTCCACATGGAGCGTGCTGAAGGCACCCTGTACCGGGACGAGCTGCTGTCGCGCATGGTGGAGATCTGCGCGCAGAACAACTACCAGCACGTGAGCGACTTCGAGTGGTACGTGACCGTGCTGGCCGAGCTCACCGAGATGGAGACCAGCGCCAAGCATG GATCACTAATCGCGTCACAGCTGCTCGAAGTGGGCGCGCGAGTGTCGGGCGTGCGTCTGTTCGCGGCGCGCGAGTGCGCCAGCATCGTgcgcgcggcggcgacggGCGCGCCCGGCCCCGCCACCCGGGAGGTGCTGTACGCCGCCGCCTACGTGCTGTCCGAGTATACCAC CGAGGAAGACGTGATGGAGTCGTCGATCACCCCTCTACTTCTCTGCgcgggcggcagcggcggcgcggcgcgcgcgcgggccGTGTGCGTGCACGGCGCGCTCAAACTGTGCGCGCGGGTGCTGCGCCTGAAGGAGCGGCGTGGAGAGAAGGCTCGGGCTATAGAG ATCCTGCAAGAGACGCTGTCAGGGCTGCAGCGCCTGCTGAGCAGCGAGGACATGGAGGTGCAGGAGCGCGCGCACGacgccgccgcgctgctggcgctgGCGCTCGCGGCCGCTGAGGACAGCCCCGTCGTGGACATACCCGCCAGGTCAGTGCTCTATACCCCTGCAGGAGACGCTGTCAG TAATGGCCTGGACCCTCTAGAAGAGCTGGCGAACGGCGAGCAGGCGGCGCCGTCGTTCAGCAACGGCCTGATCGAGGAGCTGGCGGAACTGTTCGACGGCGAACTCAAACCCGTCGCGCCTAAAGCGCAGAAGAAAGTACCTATGCCTCCCGA CCTAGACCTGGAGCGCTGGCAGGCGGCGGGCTGGTCGTCGGACAGCTCGAGCTCGTCGGACGAGGAGGCGCGCGAGGACGCCACGCCGCCGCTGttcgcgcccgccgcgcccgcgccgcgcccgcccgcgcaGTTCACGCAGGACGAGCTGGATATG CTCCGCGAGGCGCGCAAGGCGGAGCAGGCCAACAACCCGCACTACCTCAAGGACGGCTCCCCGCGCTCCTACCAGCAGGACGACGCGCCCGTCGCCGAGATCGCGCTCGAGGTGCCGCTGCAGATACACA CCAAGAGATCTGACAAGTACCTGACAAGGCGAGAAGACAACAACAAGAAGTCCAAGAAGCCGAAGAAGCGGAAGAGCAAGAAGGCAGAGAAGTCTATACTCGCCGACTCCTACAGCGAAGATG ACGATGCGTCGCCGACCGCTCGGCCCGAGGTGTCTGTGGGCGGCGAGCTGCCCGAGGGCGCGGCGTCGTCCGACGacgagccgccgccgcgcgacGAGCCGCACCGCGCGCTCGACCTCGACCTCGACCT acctttacgagaagAAGAGTTGCTGGCGACAAGAATACAGCAATACCCGCTACCGGAGAGCGGCCAGCTGAAGAAAACACCCAAGAAAAAGAAGTCAAAGAAGAGCGATTCCGACCAGCCTTTAGCAAAGAACGACAAGAagaaaaaatctaaaaaaacaattaaggTCGTAGAGGAAAACTTAATTAATACTGATTACATGATTGTGGAAGAAGGCGGGGACAAACCCAATAGTGAGCAACTAACCGACCAGACGACTCCTGTCAGTGAGAAGCGTAAGAAGTCCAAGAAAGATGACAAGGATAAGGAATCCAAACACAAGAAGCCCTCAAAGAAAG ATAAGCATGCGAACAAAACTGGTTATGAAGAGGCACTCGGCATTTCCACGCCCAGTAAGGAGGTTatttag